The DNA sequence CGTCCATTACATCAGAGCTCTATCTATCGTCAGGTTCGCACTGTGAGTCATTCCTGCTGCGCAAACGAAACAATGAGATTGCTATCCTGATTGATCGGTCATTGGGGTCCGGTTAAATAAGTTATTCTGATTATTTCGATGGAATTGGTTAAATGTTCTCGGGATTTTTGCGGTCAAGTGAATGTAAGTCTATGATTTGTAATGGGATAGGTTGAAATGTGTGAATTCGGCTGAATTTGGAAAAATGCTGCTGATTCTCTCAGGCAGGCAAATCACCTGCTGAGTGGGGGTAGCTGGGGCGTTGTCTGCAGCCTGTGGAATTGGCGGTCAGGCCCGGTGAGCCGGTTTTCAGGTTTCAAAACGAAAAAAATGCGTTCTTCACCCTCTGAGGGCTTGTCTGTCCATAGTCATTCCAGAATTGAATTGTTATGCTTAGCTTCCAAGGTGTTCCCATTTCAACTTACAAATAGAGTTTAATTTTACCAAAGAAGCGAAAATGGCTCGAAAGTCTCCCAGTCGTCTGGAAATGCGCCGTCAGGCAGAAGCGGCCGAAGCGGAAGAAAAATCATCTCCCAAGAAGAAAGCCACTAAAAAGAAGAAGGCGACCCGTAAGAAGAAGTCGGCCAAAGCTGATGTGCGCCGTCGTCTTGTCTGGGGTGTTTTCACAGGGAGTATGAAGGAAGAGTCTCGCTTCCCATACGATCAGCGTGATGCCGCAGAAGAGCGGATTGAACAGCTGCGTACCAAGAACGCCAAGAAACTGTACTTCATTCAGCCGGTCAAAGAACCCGTTGACGGGGAAGCCGTTGTTGCGAAGATTCCTGTCGACGATACAGCAGATCTCGACGACGAAGATACATCGAACAGCGACGACACCGATGATGAAGATGTCGACTCCACAGATGATTCCGATGACCTGGACGATGTCGATCTGGATGACAGCGATGATGGAGACGATGTGGAAGAAAGTGATGATGATGTGGAAGAAGATCTCGACTGATTTCCGGTTTCCTGAAGTCCCCTGAACCGACTACAATAATCCCTGCAACTCCAGCGAGAATTGCAGGGATTTTTTTATGCCTGTTTCATCTCCCGTCTGACGTCAGCTGTCACCAGAAGACTTTTATCGCTTAGAAAGAACCGGACGATGCAAACCCGATTACGATCCTGGCTGAATGGTCGAAACGTGACTCTGTCTCTGGGGCTCTGGCTGGTAGGGAGCCTGACAGGCTGTGCAGAACAGCCTGTGCCTGCAGTGGAAGCTGCCACGCAACAGCCAGGCCAGAACGCATCCGTGGAGGAAGCAGACGTATGGCAGGTGATTTACGTGAATGACCAGCGGATTGGTTATGCCCGTTCGCAGACGCAGCAGTCAGGTGAAGGGGAGAGCCGGGTCGTTCTACAGCAGAGTGATTCCTATCTGAAGCTGAAGCGATTTGGACAGGCTCTGAATCTGGAGACGCATCTGAAAACGAAAGAGACGCCGGCTGGTGAGTTGCTGGCGTATACGTTTGAAATGCAGAATCCCCCCGCTGCTTCAACGGTTTCTGAGGGCGAAGTACGCGACGGAACCCTGCACATTAAAACCAGTGTGGCGAATCAGGCCAAACAGTCGCAGTTGAAATGGAAGCCGACATTTCATTCTCCCAGTTATATAGACCAGTTTTTCCAGAAGCAGCCGCTCCAGCCGGGCGAGGAGCAGTCATTCTCAATGCTGCTGCCCGAATACAACAAAGTAACCGACGTGCAGCTCAAGGCCCTCGATTATGAGAAAACGGAGCTGTATGGCGGTGAAGAAGCCGAATGTCTGCATGTGGAGATGAAACAGTCCCTGTTGCCTGGAATGACGATTGATCTATACGTCACGCGGGAAGGGAAGATTCCCAAAACGGTGGCCGATTTCCTGGGATCGGCGATGATTACTTATACGGTAAGTAAAGAGGTCGCCCTGGAAGAGTTGTCTGGTAAGGAACTGGATCTGGCGGTGCAGACGCTGATTAAGGTCAAGCCGATCCCCGGGGCGCATAATACAGAGCGTGTCGTCTATGAGATTACGCTGACCGATGGGGATCCGACGTCAGTCTTGCCGGAGAGCGAGACGCAGAAAGTGGAAAAACTGGACGCACATCGGGCCCGGCTCACCGTGGAGAAGGCGGCAGCGCCCCAGGAGTTTCCCGCAGCGGATGTGGATGCTGAGTATCTGCAACCTTCCCAGTTTCTCCAGTCTGACGATCCACGAGTGATCGAGCATGCGAAGCAGGCGGTGCAATCTGAAACGAATCCATGGAAGCAGGCTGTGCAGATGGAAAAGTATGTGCACGAGCATCTGCGAAAGAAGAATTTTTCGACGGCACTGGCGTCTGCGGGCGAGGTGGCGAAGAATATGGAAGGGGATTGTACAGAGCACGCAGTTCTGCTGGCGGCGATGTTGCGGGCCATGAAGCTGCCTGCACGCGTGGCGGTGGGGCTGGTCTACATTCCAAGTCGGGCGAGTTTCGGCGGGCACATGTGGACCGAGGTCTATCTGGATGGTCGCTGGATTCCCCTGGATGCGACTCTCGGAAAAGGGGGGATCGGCGCGGGGCACATTAAACTGGCGGACTCGAGTCTGTCTGAGAATGCCCCGGCACCACTGGCGATCTTCTTACCTATCTTACAGGCGGTGGGAAAACTTTCGATTGATGTGAAAGAGACAACGCCGGGAACGGCGCGTTAAAGGCCGAAACTCTGCTCATTTCGCGTTGTAAGAGTTACATTGCGGAGGAAAAAACGATGGTTTTCGTTTTGCAATTCTTGCAATTTCCACAAGGTGGATAATTTCTCTGAAAACGCTGCCTGATTTATATCCCTGTTTTTCAGGTGTTTGCGGAGTGAATGCTCACAATTCGAAATGGTCTCTCCCGCTTTGGCACGATTGCTGCATTATGTCTGCTGTGGGTAAAGAGAGAGACCCATGGAATTTTGAAGAGTTGAGAGACTTCAAAGTTCACGAGAGAAGAGAGAGATATTCCCACCGACCCGTGGAGGCGGGTCAGCCCACCCTGGGCCACTCCAAAACATCATCCCCATCTTAGAGCCGAGAGGATTCCCGTGTCCTCTCGGCCCTTTCTATTTACAGACCGAGAAAACCGGTTGATCGCATCAGATGTCATCGGGCATCGAGGGTAGTTCCCAGTCCGACCCGTTTTCATCTTCATTCTGTCTGAGTGCATTCAGCGCGGCCCGTTGTTCAGCTTCTTTTTTGGTGGAGCCCCAGGCCGGCTCATACTGAATCTCGCCGATGATGGCGGTCACCTTGAAAAACTTCGAATGATCGGGGCCTTTCTCATCAACCAGTTCGTAGACCGGGGTCTGAGAAAACTTCTTCTGCGAATACTGCTGTAACAGACTCTTGTAATTGAAGCCGTGCACCGAGCGTGAGGCTTTCATGTTTTCGCGCTCGATCAGCGGATCCAGGAACTCGTGCACCGGTTCCATGCCGCCGTCGAGGTAGATACCGGCAATGATCGCTTCGAACATACCGGCCAGGAGCGATTCGGGGAGCGTCTCGGTCATCGCCAGTCCTTTACCGACGAAGATGAAACGATCGAGGCCTTTCTCGCGTGCCAGCCGGGTACAGGTATTGCGGCTGACGACCGCCGACTTAATGCGGGTCAGCTCTCCCTCGGGAGAATTGGGGAACTGGTGGAACAGCTTCTCACAGACCAGCGCACCCAGAATGGCGTCGCCGAGGAACTCGAGCCGCTCGTTGGAGTCCATGCGGGTTTTGGCGGCGGAGGTGTGGGTCAGGCAGCATTTCAGCAGTTCATAGTTGGTGAATGAGTAACCCAGATTGTGTTGACACTCCTCAAGGAGTACGTCGATCTCTGCGGGACTGAGATCGTACAGCATGCGCGCCTCCTGTGATTTGTGGCTTTGAGGAATATCAATGAATGAAATAATTCAGAATCTGAAATGGCCCGCGGGAGTCTGAAATGATCTTCCCTAAGTACAGATAAATATTAACATTAGCAAAGATTTGAAGAAAACAGAAAAACTGGGGAATCGTCGAAATGGTCGAAAAATATTCAGGTTTTCAGGTGTTTTCCTGTGTCTGTGTACCGATTCCGGGACCCTGAAAGCGGCCAGATCAGAAATTTTTTTTGAAGCAGTCCCAACAGAATTCCCGCTTCGGCTCGTAGTAAAGACAGTCCAGCCGCTTGATGAAACGAGTGAAAGCTCGCTGTTGTGCACACAACACGATCACAATGGCCCGCCCGGGCAGGCGTGATCACCGCCATTTTTTCCGCCAATTGTATTTTTTTGTACTACGGATTTGAGTCAGCTATTTCTCATAGAATCCAGAAAGAGATGGCCCGAGGCATATCTGTCAGCCATTTAATTTTAGGAGGGTAATTTTAATGAAAGCGTTAACAGCAAATCGAAACTGGATGTTCGCTATCATAGGTAGCGCTTGTCTGGTGGGTGCCGCAGTGGGTGTGGCTCAGAAAGATGTATCTTCTGACGTCCCGGTGGCTGCGAGTGCGACAGAGTTATCAAGTATATTCCGCGATGTCAGCAAACGGGCAATGCCTTCGATCGTATCGATCGAAACGGTCAGCAAAACATCCCAGGTATCAAATCAGCAGATGATGCCTTTTGGCGATGACTCCCCGTTCAAAGATCTTTTTGAAAATGATCCGCGGTTCAAAGACATGTTCAAGCAGTACCAGAACCAGCCGCGTCGTGCTCCCCGCAAGATGGGAACCGGTTCCGGGTTTATTATTAACAAGTCAGGTCTGATCATGACCAACTCTCACGTGGTGAATGGGGCCGATGTGGTCAAAGTCACCCTGAACGATGGTCGCGAATTCACTGCTTCCGACATCAAGACCGACCCGCGGTCTGACGTTGCCGTGATTAAGATCGATGCACCAGATCTTGTAGCCATTCCGCTGGGCGACAGCTCCAAGATGGAAATCGGTGACTGGGTACTGGCGATCGGTAACCCCTTCGGTATCGGTATGAGTGTGACGAACGGGATCATCAGTGCGAAGAGCCGTGGTCCAGGAATTAACGATCGTGAAGACTACCTGCAGACTGACGCAGCCATCAACCCTGGTAACAGTGGTGGTCCACTGTTGAACCTGCGTGGCGAAGTGATCGGCATCAACACTGCCATCTCCAGCCGCAGTGGTGGCTACGATGGTGTCGGGTTTGCGATTCCGGTCAACATGGCTCGCTGGGTCTCAGGACAGTTAATTGATCATGGTATGGTGAAGCGTTCCTTCCTGGGCGTAGGCATCCAGCCGATCAGCAACGATCTGTCCAAGTCCTTCGATATCAAAGTCGGTCAGGGAGCGATCATCACCCAGGTGATGGAAGATTCTCCGGCTGATAAAGCAGAACTCAAGACAGGTGACATCATCCTGAACTTCGCAGGTAAAGATGTTTCCGGTCCTCGGAATCTGCAGGGAATCGTCGAACAGCTGTCTGTCGGCAAATCCTACACGATGGAACTGTTACGGGATGGCAAACGTGTCCACAAGCAGGTCACGATGCAGGAAATGCCTAAGAGCTTCTCAGTCGCTAAGAACGAGTCTCCCCTGGAAGACTCCAGCAAAGGGAAGCAGAAGACCAGCGTCAACGATCTCAAAATTGAAGTTCAGCCTCTGACCAAAGAGTTGGCCAATCAGCTGGGCTACTCAGACGACGTTAACGGGGTGGTGATCACCTCGGTCGAGCCTGGTAGTGCTGCTGAAGAAGCCGGCCTGATGAAAGGTATGATCATTGAAAAGATTGGGACAACTGAAGTGACTACTATGGATCAGTTTAATCTCGGCTTGAAAGAAGCCAAAGAAAAAGACCGCGTTCTGCTGCTGGTTCGGAACCACAGCGGTGCCCGCTTCGTCGTGGTCCAGAAGTAGTTTCAGGATGGTACTCTCCTGAAAGGGGTGCCTGGTACAAGTCTCTGAGAAATGAGGCTTGTGCCGGCACCAGCAGCGGAAAGAGTTGTCCTCATTGAAAATTCCTCACCGCATCGTATGCGGTTCCGCGTTACGTCTCGGTGGTATTCCTGGAATACTGCCGAGGCGTTTTTTTATGCGCGGTCAGTAGAGAGCAACGCTTTAATCCTGCTCAGCTGGTGGGTAGCGGGGCCTTGCTCTCGGCGGGAACTTCTTTCTGAATCTGGTCGCTGTTGAAGACGACATCGATCAGCGTGGTCACACCGCGGTGCGACTTGGGGTTGTAGCCTTTGCGGATCTGCAGTCGCCAGACGAGTTCGCCGGTGAGGGAATCAATGCCTGTTTCATTGGTGGCGACAAAGGTTTCAAAGCTCTGGCCCGGTTCCAGCTTCTGGGGTGCTGACTCCTGATTGATGTTCTGGCCTTTGATGTTCCATTCCCAGGAGGGAGGCATGTCGTAGACGAGCACCCGTTCGCCGTCCGGATGCAGTTGATCGAGGCGGCTGACGAAATTGTTGGCCCGCATGGGGGAATCAGGGTTCTTACCGGGCACGCGGGAGAGGAGCAGTTTCTGATCCAGGGGTTCGAAGGTCTGATCGTCCGACATGTTTTCGAATTTGAGATAGAGCTTGAGAACATCGCTGGACGTCGGTTCGCGGGTTCGGCTGGCATCGCCGGTGTAATGCTCGAACTCCAGAGGGCCGCGGGTGACGCGGAGCGGGGTGACCATCACATTTCCGAAGCGTCGGCCCGGCCCACCCAGCTGGAGCGTATGCCCGGGAGGCAGTTCTGCATTTTCCGGGACCAGCTGCAGCGCGATTTCATCGTTCTTGATCGGGGGTTTGAGGTCGGGGAGACTTTCCAGCTGATGCGGATCACCCTGGTACTTCGCATAGAGCAGCATCGCGACCATGATCGTTGCGGCGATCGCGTAGGTCAGCGTGAGTGTGAACAGTCGCTTGGAGACCGTTTTAGGTTTACGGTAACTCTGTGGTGCTGGGGCAGCCGCCGGTTCCGGTGCTGAGGTCGTTGATTCCGTGGTCGCCGTTACCGCAGGGGCAGGGGTTTCACTGACGGCTTCTTCGCTGGTCTCTTCCGCGGCAGTTGCTGTTTCAGCTGTGTCCGCGGTGGTGTCCTCTGTTGCGGTCTCAGTTTCCGCGGTTTCGGATTCCGTTTCCGCGGTCGCTTCCTCTGTGGTCTGTTCGTCGTTACTTACGCCTGGCAGGAAGGAGAATGGGGAAGCGGTTTCGGTTTCGGCCGGCTGCTCTTCTGCGTCGCTGTCTGTTGACTCTGCAGCGGTCTCTGATTCGGCGTCGGTCGTAGTTTCTGCTGAAGTGACTTCCGCCTCTGCTTCAATAGCTTCGTCTGTGGATGACTCGGGCTCGGCTACCTCTGCGGTGTCGTTGTCTGCTGATTCCTTGGCGCCGCCGGGAGGAAGTCGAATTTGGGTGTTTCGCGTTTTTCGGTTTTGCGAGCCTGATTGGCACCCGGCAGGAAGGAGAAGGGAGAGGCTGTCTCTTCGTCAGTGGCGGCCTCTTCGCTGGCGGTTTCCTCAGAAGTCGTTTCTGCGTCTGCCTCGGCGACGGGTTCGTCCTGGGTTTCTGCTTCCACTTCTGCGGTCTCTGTCTCGCTGGCTTCCGCAGCTGGTGGATCCGCTTCTTCGTCGGCGTCCAGGGAGACGAGCACGGGTTCACTGGTTTCGGGGTCGACCTGGAGGTGCACCTGGCAGAGTGGGCAGGCAACGACTTCGGCTACTTCTTCGATTTGGATGGAACCCCCACAGGCGGGGCAGGTGACTTCAATACTCATCCATTTCTCCGGTTGATGATAGACGCGTTGATGATATCTCAGGCATGAGCAGGACTGGCGGTAGTGAGGTCATCACCAGAAGTTCTGGCGGGCAGACGAATGTGATCTGGTGATGGGTATGAGCACTCAGAGGAGATCCTGCGACACTTGTCTCCAGTCTATTCTGTCCTGACTCTGGTACCGAAGCAAGTTTGATTGCCAGTCAAAGGGGACAAAAGACAAAACAGGCACGCTTGTCCACAACTGGATCTGTTCGGCGTTGGAGAGCCGGGATTCGTCGCTGAGTTCGGGGTCGACGTCATTCAGGATCAGGCCGGCAATTTTCAGGCCGCGCTGTTGCAGGGCCTCAATCGTCAGCAGGCTATGGTTGATGGTACCCAGACCGGCGCGGGCTACGATCAGCAGGGGATATTTCAGTTTCTCTGCGAAATCCACAATCAGCTGCTGAGAGGAGAGGGGGCAGAGCACGCCTCCCACTCCTTCGACGATCAGGAACTCGGCTTGAGACTCCCACCAGCGAACTCCTTCCAGGAGCAGAGCTTCGTCGATGGGACGGCCCTCTTTTTCTGCGGCCACCGGTGGGGCCA is a window from the Gimesia benthica genome containing:
- a CDS encoding transglutaminase-like domain-containing protein, which produces MQTRLRSWLNGRNVTLSLGLWLVGSLTGCAEQPVPAVEAATQQPGQNASVEEADVWQVIYVNDQRIGYARSQTQQSGEGESRVVLQQSDSYLKLKRFGQALNLETHLKTKETPAGELLAYTFEMQNPPAASTVSEGEVRDGTLHIKTSVANQAKQSQLKWKPTFHSPSYIDQFFQKQPLQPGEEQSFSMLLPEYNKVTDVQLKALDYEKTELYGGEEAECLHVEMKQSLLPGMTIDLYVTREGKIPKTVADFLGSAMITYTVSKEVALEELSGKELDLAVQTLIKVKPIPGAHNTERVVYEITLTDGDPTSVLPESETQKVEKLDAHRARLTVEKAAAPQEFPAADVDAEYLQPSQFLQSDDPRVIEHAKQAVQSETNPWKQAVQMEKYVHEHLRKKNFSTALASAGEVAKNMEGDCTEHAVLLAAMLRAMKLPARVAVGLVYIPSRASFGGHMWTEVYLDGRWIPLDATLGKGGIGAGHIKLADSSLSENAPAPLAIFLPILQAVGKLSIDVKETTPGTAR
- the rnc gene encoding ribonuclease III, whose product is MLYDLSPAEIDVLLEECQHNLGYSFTNYELLKCCLTHTSAAKTRMDSNERLEFLGDAILGALVCEKLFHQFPNSPEGELTRIKSAVVSRNTCTRLAREKGLDRFIFVGKGLAMTETLPESLLAGMFEAIIAGIYLDGGMEPVHEFLDPLIERENMKASRSVHGFNYKSLLQQYSQKKFSQTPVYELVDEKGPDHSKFFKVTAIIGEIQYEPAWGSTKKEAEQRAALNALRQNEDENGSDWELPSMPDDI
- a CDS encoding Do family serine endopeptidase, encoding MKALTANRNWMFAIIGSACLVGAAVGVAQKDVSSDVPVAASATELSSIFRDVSKRAMPSIVSIETVSKTSQVSNQQMMPFGDDSPFKDLFENDPRFKDMFKQYQNQPRRAPRKMGTGSGFIINKSGLIMTNSHVVNGADVVKVTLNDGREFTASDIKTDPRSDVAVIKIDAPDLVAIPLGDSSKMEIGDWVLAIGNPFGIGMSVTNGIISAKSRGPGINDREDYLQTDAAINPGNSGGPLLNLRGEVIGINTAISSRSGGYDGVGFAIPVNMARWVSGQLIDHGMVKRSFLGVGIQPISNDLSKSFDIKVGQGAIITQVMEDSPADKAELKTGDIILNFAGKDVSGPRNLQGIVEQLSVGKSYTMELLRDGKRVHKQVTMQEMPKSFSVAKNESPLEDSSKGKQKTSVNDLKIEVQPLTKELANQLGYSDDVNGVVITSVEPGSAAEEAGLMKGMIIEKIGTTEVTTMDQFNLGLKEAKEKDRVLLLVRNHSGARFVVVQK
- the bioD gene encoding dethiobiotin synthase translates to MDVFPLQIPGLMVVGTDTGVGKSYISAAIARQLTSEGVRTGAYKPACSGSVIDESTGQPYWEDVELLRQAIGGTDLPPERICPQTFHAPLAPPVAAEKEGRPIDEALLLEGVRWWESQAEFLIVEGVGGVLCPLSSQQLIVDFAEKLKYPLLIVARAGLGTINHSLLTIEALQQRGLKIAGLILNDVDPELSDESRLSNAEQIQLWTSVPVLSFVPFDWQSNLLRYQSQDRIDWRQVSQDLL